The following are encoded in a window of Flavobacteriales bacterium genomic DNA:
- the aspS gene encoding aspartate--tRNA ligase, translated as MYRTHTCGELRLADAGKTVTLAGWVQRTRDLGGMTFVDLRDRFGITQLGFNTERDKALCEQANALGREFVVQATGVVKERESKNRNIPTGEIELIVTELKVLNAAKTPPFTIEEETDGGDELRAKYRYLDLRRANVRRNFELRHRMAIEVRNYLSAQHFLEVETPVLIKSTPEGARDFVVPSRMNQGEFYALPQSPQTFKQLLMVAGFDRYFQIVKCFRDEDLRADRQPEFTQIDCEMAFVEQEDILNTFEGMAKHLFKSIHRVEFNEAFPRMSFDEAMKHYGCDKPDLRFGMRFHELNDLAQGKGFKVFDDAELVVGINAEGCANWSRKQTDALIDFVKRPQIGATGIVFVKWTEEGLKSTVDKFFTPEQLHAWASRFGMKQGDLLCIVAGKADKARKQLNELRLHMGELLGLRDPKVFKPLWVIDFPLLEQDEETGRWHAMHHPFTAPKPEDAQKLVSQQDLGSVRANAYDLVINGTEIGGGSIRIHDRAMQEAMFRVLGFTDEDARYKFGFLMDAFEYGAPPHGGAAFGFDRWVALFGHRTDIREFIAFPKNNAGRDVMIDAPSRIDEEQLKELGIAAGSRA; from the coding sequence ATGTACCGTACCCACACCTGCGGCGAACTCCGCCTCGCCGATGCCGGAAAGACCGTGACCCTCGCCGGATGGGTCCAACGCACCCGCGACCTGGGCGGCATGACCTTCGTGGACCTGCGCGACCGTTTCGGCATCACCCAACTCGGCTTCAACACCGAGCGGGACAAAGCCCTATGCGAGCAAGCCAATGCATTGGGCCGCGAGTTCGTGGTACAGGCCACCGGGGTGGTGAAGGAGCGGGAAAGCAAGAACAGGAACATCCCCACCGGCGAGATCGAGCTGATCGTCACCGAGCTGAAGGTGCTCAACGCCGCGAAGACCCCGCCCTTCACCATCGAGGAGGAGACGGATGGCGGCGATGAGTTGCGCGCGAAATACCGCTACCTCGACCTGCGCCGCGCCAACGTGCGCCGCAACTTCGAGCTGCGCCACCGTATGGCCATCGAAGTGCGAAACTATCTCAGCGCGCAGCACTTCCTGGAAGTGGAGACGCCCGTGCTGATCAAGAGCACGCCAGAAGGCGCGCGCGATTTCGTGGTGCCCAGCCGCATGAACCAGGGCGAGTTCTACGCGCTGCCGCAAAGCCCGCAGACCTTCAAGCAATTGCTGATGGTGGCCGGCTTCGACCGCTACTTCCAGATCGTGAAGTGCTTCCGCGATGAGGACCTGCGTGCCGACCGGCAGCCCGAATTCACGCAGATCGATTGCGAGATGGCCTTCGTGGAGCAGGAGGATATCCTCAACACCTTCGAGGGCATGGCGAAGCACCTGTTCAAGTCCATTCACCGGGTTGAATTCAACGAGGCCTTCCCACGCATGTCGTTCGATGAGGCGATGAAGCACTACGGCTGCGACAAGCCGGATCTGCGCTTCGGCATGCGCTTCCACGAGCTGAACGATCTCGCGCAGGGTAAGGGCTTCAAGGTCTTCGACGATGCCGAACTCGTTGTCGGCATCAATGCTGAAGGCTGCGCGAACTGGAGCCGCAAGCAAACCGACGCGCTGATCGACTTCGTGAAGCGCCCGCAGATCGGCGCCACCGGCATCGTCTTCGTGAAGTGGACCGAGGAAGGACTGAAGAGCACCGTGGACAAGTTCTTCACCCCTGAGCAGCTGCATGCATGGGCCAGTCGCTTCGGCATGAAGCAAGGCGACCTGCTATGCATCGTGGCGGGCAAGGCCGATAAGGCGCGCAAGCAACTGAACGAACTGCGGCTGCACATGGGCGAGCTGCTTGGCCTGCGCGACCCGAAGGTCTTCAAGCCGTTGTGGGTGATCGATTTCCCCCTTCTGGAGCAAGATGAAGAAACCGGCCGCTGGCACGCCATGCACCATCCCTTCACGGCCCCGAAGCCCGAGGATGCACAGAAGCTCGTGAGCCAGCAAGACCTGGGCAGCGTGCGCGCCAACGCCTACGACCTGGTGATCAACGGCACCGAGATCGGCGGCGGCAGCATCCGCATCCACGACCGCGCCATGCAGGAGGCGATGTTCCGTGTGCTGGGTTTCACGGATGAAGACGCCCGCTACAAGTTCGGCTTCCTCATGGACGCGTTCGAGTATGGCGCGCCCCCGCACGGCGGCGCGGCCTTCGGCTTCGACCGCTGGGTGGCGCTCTTCGGCCACCGCACGGACATCCGCGAGTTCATCGCCTTCCCGAAGAACAACGCGGGGCGCGATGTGATGATCGACGCGCCGAGCCGGATCGATGAGGAGCAGCTGAAGGAGTTGGGGATCGCCGCCGGATCGCGCGCCTAG
- the hppD gene encoding 4-hydroxyphenylpyruvate dioxygenase, with product MATGLKDVDYGLEKIMADAQDFLPLLGTDYVELYVGNAKQSAHYYKSAWGFQSLAYAGLETGVKDRTSYVLVQDKIRLVLTTPMNPESPINEHIRKHGDGVKVIALWVPDAKKAWEETTKRGAKSFMEPVREEDEHGYVVRSGIHTYGETVHIFVERNEYKGPFLPGYRAWKSHYNPEPVGLKFIDHMVGNVGWGEMNQWVDFYARVMGFAQLVSFDDKDISTEYTALMSKVMSNGNGRIKFPINEPAEGKKKSQIEEYIEFYNGAGVQHIAVATNNIIETVGALKDRGVEFLYVPPSYYDTVLDRVGEIDEDLAVLKQHGVLVDRDDEGYLLQLFTKPVLDRPTMFFEIIQRKGAKSFGKGNFKALFEAIEREQENRGTL from the coding sequence ATGGCAACCGGACTCAAAGACGTCGACTACGGCCTGGAGAAGATCATGGCTGATGCACAGGACTTCCTGCCCCTGCTGGGCACGGACTACGTGGAACTCTACGTGGGCAATGCCAAGCAGAGCGCGCACTACTACAAGAGCGCGTGGGGCTTTCAGAGCCTGGCCTACGCCGGCCTGGAGACGGGCGTGAAGGACCGCACGAGCTATGTGCTGGTGCAGGACAAGATCCGCCTGGTGCTCACCACGCCGATGAACCCCGAGAGCCCGATCAACGAGCACATCCGCAAGCATGGTGACGGTGTGAAGGTGATCGCCCTGTGGGTGCCCGATGCGAAGAAGGCTTGGGAGGAGACCACCAAGCGCGGCGCGAAGAGCTTCATGGAGCCGGTGCGCGAGGAGGATGAGCACGGTTACGTGGTGCGCAGCGGCATCCACACCTATGGCGAGACGGTGCACATCTTCGTGGAGCGCAACGAATACAAGGGTCCCTTCCTGCCCGGCTACCGCGCGTGGAAGAGCCACTACAACCCGGAGCCGGTGGGCCTGAAGTTCATCGACCACATGGTGGGCAACGTGGGCTGGGGCGAGATGAACCAGTGGGTGGATTTCTACGCCCGTGTGATGGGCTTCGCGCAGCTGGTGAGCTTCGACGACAAGGACATCAGCACCGAGTACACCGCGCTGATGAGCAAGGTGATGAGCAACGGCAACGGCCGCATCAAGTTCCCCATCAACGAGCCGGCCGAGGGCAAGAAGAAGAGCCAGATCGAGGAGTACATCGAGTTCTACAACGGCGCAGGTGTGCAGCACATCGCGGTGGCCACCAACAACATCATCGAAACGGTGGGCGCGCTGAAGGACCGCGGCGTGGAGTTCCTCTACGTGCCGCCCAGCTACTACGACACGGTGCTGGACCGCGTGGGCGAGATCGACGAGGACCTGGCGGTGCTGAAGCAGCACGGCGTGCTGGTGGACCGCGACGACGAAGGCTACCTGCTGCAGCTCTTCACCAAGCCGGTGCTGGACCGCCCCACGATGTTCTTCGAGATCATCCAGCGCAAGGGCGCCAAGAGCTTCGGCAAGGGCAACTTCAAGGCGCTGTTCGAAGCGATCGAACGGGAGCAGGAGAATCGGGGGACGCTGTAG
- a CDS encoding nucleoside deaminase, giving the protein MRDDDRFLREAIALARQGMDRNEGGPFGCVIVKDGAVIGRGNNRVTSSNDPTAHAEVVAIREACRSLGAFQLDGCTLYTSCEPCPMCLGAIYWARPDRIVFAATREDAAEAGFDDQLIYDELPLPPEQRRIPTQARVLRHEARAVFEDWKAKEDKVRY; this is encoded by the coding sequence ATGCGAGACGATGATCGTTTTCTGCGCGAGGCCATCGCCCTGGCCCGCCAAGGCATGGACCGCAACGAGGGCGGACCCTTCGGCTGTGTGATCGTGAAGGACGGTGCGGTCATCGGGCGCGGCAACAACCGGGTGACCAGCAGCAACGATCCCACGGCGCATGCCGAGGTGGTGGCGATCCGCGAAGCCTGCCGGTCGCTCGGGGCCTTCCAGCTGGACGGCTGCACGCTTTATACCAGTTGCGAGCCCTGCCCCATGTGCCTGGGCGCCATCTACTGGGCGCGCCCGGACCGCATCGTGTTCGCCGCCACGCGTGAGGATGCCGCCGAGGCGGGCTTCGATGACCAGCTGATCTACGACGAATTGCCGCTGCCTCCGGAGCAACGGCGGATCCCCACCCAGGCGCGCGTGCTGCGCCACGAAGCGCGGGCGGTGTTCGAGGATTGGAAGGCCAAGGAGGACAAGGTGCGCTACTGA
- a CDS encoding homogentisate 1,2-dioxygenase, with the protein MPIYHTLGKIPHKRHTVFKNGKDRFFYEQLFGTIGFDGMSTLSYHVHRPTMVKELRKPKDVSPKIAIEKNMRSLRLHGFKTKPEKDHLAARKAILVNSDCAIVLAAPQAKTVDYFYKNADCDEMIFIHKGSGTLRTFLGNIDFKYGDYLMIPRGMIYTMEFKDSDNRLFIVESHRPMYTPKRYRNWFGQLLEHSPFCERDIRRPKKLETHDEKGDFTIKVKKQNLLHEFVYASHPFDVVGWDGYNYPYAFSIHDFEPITGRVHLPPPIHQTFETDAFVVCSFVPRLYDYHPQAIPAPYNHSNIDSDEVLYYVDGDFMSRNDIGPGHISLHPAGIPHGPHPGAMERSIGKKVTDELAVMVDTFKPLMVTEEALKLDDGKYWKSWLE; encoded by the coding sequence ATGCCGATCTACCATACACTGGGCAAGATCCCTCACAAGCGGCACACCGTCTTCAAGAACGGCAAGGACCGCTTCTTCTACGAGCAGCTCTTCGGCACCATCGGCTTCGATGGCATGAGCACCCTGAGCTACCACGTGCACCGCCCCACCATGGTGAAGGAGTTGCGCAAGCCGAAGGACGTCAGCCCCAAGATCGCCATCGAGAAGAACATGCGCTCGCTGCGGCTGCACGGCTTCAAGACCAAGCCGGAGAAGGACCACCTCGCTGCGCGCAAGGCCATTCTGGTGAACAGCGATTGCGCCATCGTGCTCGCCGCGCCCCAGGCCAAAACCGTGGACTACTTCTACAAGAACGCCGACTGCGATGAGATGATCTTCATCCACAAGGGCAGCGGCACCCTGCGCACCTTCCTGGGCAACATCGACTTCAAGTACGGCGACTACCTGATGATCCCCCGCGGGATGATCTACACCATGGAGTTCAAGGACAGCGACAACCGCCTGTTCATCGTGGAGAGCCACCGGCCCATGTACACGCCGAAGCGCTACCGCAACTGGTTCGGCCAGCTGCTGGAGCATTCACCGTTCTGCGAGCGCGATATCCGTCGACCGAAGAAACTGGAGACACACGATGAGAAGGGCGACTTCACGATCAAGGTGAAGAAGCAGAACCTGCTGCATGAATTCGTGTACGCGAGCCACCCCTTCGACGTGGTGGGCTGGGACGGCTACAACTACCCCTACGCCTTCAGCATCCACGACTTCGAGCCCATCACCGGCCGCGTACACCTGCCGCCGCCCATCCACCAGACCTTCGAGACCGACGCCTTCGTGGTATGCAGCTTCGTGCCACGCCTTTACGACTACCACCCGCAGGCCATCCCCGCGCCCTACAACCACAGCAACATCGACAGCGACGAGGTGCTCTATTACGTGGACGGCGACTTCATGAGCCGCAACGACATCGGCCCGGGCCACATCAGCCTGCATCCCGCCGGCATCCCCCACGGCCCGCACCCCGGCGCCATGGAGCGCAGCATCGGCAAGAAAGTGACCGACGAGCTGGCCGTGATGGTGGACACCTTCAAGCCGCTGATGGTGACCGAGGAGGCGCTGAAGCTGGATGATGGGAAGTACTGGAAGAGTTGGTTGGAGTGA
- a CDS encoding polyphosphate kinase 2 family protein produces the protein MRAIHLSDPRFVITRPGTFRLKDHVCDLPSSAIKKELKKQLDADKAVISDLQEVLYASGKHSVLLLFQAMDAAGKDSCIRHVMSGVNPQGVDVRSFKAPSTKERNHDFLWRHAKAMPERGFIGIHNRSHYEEVLVTKVHPNFILGQNIPGIRNEKDITKKFWEQRYASIRNFEEHLARNGTVIMKFFLHMSREAQRKRFLERIDDPKKNWKFSTGDVAERRHWDKYQQAYEEAIRATATKHAPWYIIPADEQWESRAFVGRLLRLRLEALGLKHPELHPEEKARLRDARRELLAEKASRP, from the coding sequence ATGCGTGCCATCCACCTCTCCGACCCGCGCTTCGTCATCACCAGGCCCGGCACCTTCCGCCTGAAGGACCATGTGTGCGACCTGCCCAGTTCCGCCATCAAGAAGGAGTTGAAGAAGCAGCTTGATGCCGACAAAGCGGTGATCAGCGACCTGCAGGAAGTGCTCTACGCCTCAGGGAAGCATTCCGTGCTCCTGCTTTTCCAAGCCATGGATGCGGCCGGCAAGGACAGCTGCATCCGCCACGTGATGAGCGGCGTGAACCCGCAGGGTGTGGACGTGCGCAGTTTCAAGGCACCCAGCACCAAGGAGCGCAACCATGACTTCCTGTGGCGCCACGCCAAGGCCATGCCCGAGCGCGGCTTCATCGGCATCCACAACCGCAGCCATTACGAGGAGGTGTTGGTGACCAAGGTGCATCCGAACTTCATCCTGGGGCAGAACATCCCCGGCATCCGCAACGAGAAGGACATCACGAAGAAGTTCTGGGAGCAGCGCTATGCGAGCATTCGCAACTTCGAGGAGCACCTGGCCCGCAACGGCACGGTGATCATGAAGTTCTTCCTGCACATGAGCAGGGAGGCGCAGCGGAAGCGCTTCCTCGAGCGCATCGACGATCCGAAGAAGAACTGGAAGTTCAGCACCGGTGATGTGGCCGAGCGACGGCATTGGGACAAGTACCAGCAGGCCTACGAGGAGGCCATTCGCGCCACGGCCACGAAGCATGCGCCGTGGTACATCATTCCCGCCGATGAGCAGTGGGAGAGCCGCGCCTTCGTGGGCCGTCTGCTGCGGCTGCGCCTGGAAGCCTTGGGACTGAAGCATCCCGAGCTCCATCCGGAGGAAAAGGCCAGGCTGAGGGACGCCCGTCGCGAACTGCTCGCGGAGAAAGCCTCCCGCCCTTGA
- a CDS encoding DUF2281 domain-containing protein: MSSAGLFIKIESLPSGLRKEVEAFIDGLLKRKRKGEPKRKPIPFGKFKGKIRMADDFDGPLDDLKDYM, from the coding sequence ATGTCCAGCGCCGGCCTCTTCATCAAGATCGAATCGCTCCCTTCAGGGTTGCGCAAGGAGGTGGAGGCCTTCATCGACGGCTTGCTAAAACGCAAGCGCAAGGGAGAACCCAAGCGCAAGCCCATCCCGTTCGGCAAGTTCAAAGGCAAGATCCGTATGGCGGATGACTTCGATGGGCCATTGGATGACCTGAAGGACTACATGTGA
- a CDS encoding DUF4345 domain-containing protein, with translation MRTNRLLSISSWLLIGISVMGILSVSFMAFGDPQAVMDLVQVKLDNTDAYSSIRGVYGGVGIAILGVLLYLVFTDRKAALGFIALFWGMYALSRLMTISVEGPLGDFGSQWLVVESTLCLVALGLLGWRMRWERKVMAV, from the coding sequence ATGCGTACCAACAGACTTCTTTCCATCAGCAGCTGGCTGCTCATCGGCATCTCGGTGATGGGCATCCTTTCCGTGAGCTTCATGGCCTTCGGCGATCCGCAGGCCGTGATGGACCTCGTGCAGGTGAAGCTCGACAACACCGACGCCTACAGCTCCATCCGCGGGGTGTACGGAGGCGTGGGCATCGCCATCCTGGGCGTGTTGCTCTACCTGGTCTTCACCGACCGCAAAGCCGCGCTGGGCTTCATCGCGCTCTTCTGGGGCATGTACGCCCTCTCGCGCCTCATGACCATCTCCGTGGAAGGCCCGTTGGGCGACTTCGGCAGCCAGTGGTTGGTGGTCGAAAGCACGCTGTGCCTGGTGGCGCTGGGGCTGCTGGGCTGGCGGATGAGGTGGGAGCGGAAGGTGATGGCGGTGTGA
- a CDS encoding zinc-dependent peptidase: MTLFLVMKLRESGLWGRTTALDRRHRSILAKYAIHYQRLDPVLKRKFERIVAAFVHDKEWRGAGMAVAEEMKVMISACAAELLLGFPEEPVLKHFETIVVFPDTYRSTTSGHMHQGEVRPKAGIIMISWKDFLHGYAHTRDAHNVGLHEMAHALWFENRIANGEQDFIHPELLQDWIDHADAEIERIKGGQSRLLRSYAGTNQAEFFAVAVEYFFERPKEFREDLPELYATLSAMLRQDPASL, from the coding sequence ATGACCCTGTTCCTCGTCATGAAGCTGCGGGAGTCGGGCCTTTGGGGCCGGACCACGGCGCTCGATCGGCGACATCGGTCCATCCTCGCCAAGTACGCCATCCACTACCAACGGCTGGACCCCGTGCTGAAGCGCAAGTTCGAGCGCATCGTGGCGGCCTTCGTGCATGACAAGGAGTGGCGTGGGGCCGGCATGGCCGTGGCCGAGGAGATGAAGGTGATGATCAGCGCATGCGCGGCCGAATTGCTGCTCGGCTTTCCGGAGGAGCCGGTGCTGAAGCACTTCGAGACCATCGTCGTGTTCCCGGACACCTACCGCAGCACCACCTCAGGACACATGCACCAGGGCGAGGTGCGCCCCAAGGCCGGCATCATCATGATCTCCTGGAAGGACTTCCTGCACGGTTACGCGCACACCCGCGATGCGCACAACGTGGGCCTGCACGAGATGGCGCACGCGCTGTGGTTCGAGAACCGCATCGCCAACGGGGAACAGGACTTCATCCACCCGGAGTTGTTGCAGGACTGGATCGATCATGCCGATGCGGAGATCGAGCGGATCAAGGGTGGGCAAAGCCGCTTGTTGCGCAGCTATGCGGGCACCAACCAGGCGGAGTTCTTCGCTGTGGCGGTGGAGTACTTCTTTGAGCGCCCCAAGGAGTTCAGGGAGGACCTGCCGGAACTCTACGCCACGTTGAGCGCCATGCTGCGCCAGGACCCGGCTTCGTTGTAG
- a CDS encoding type II toxin-antitoxin system VapC family toxin, which yields MDVLLDTHILLWAWSGDKRLTKAQRELIASEEVRACVSIVPLWEIAIKSSLGKLELMAPLDEMIASLPEFEFHLLHLRTEHVQRVTTLPLHHRDPFDRMLIAQAKHEGMHLLTADPHFAAYGVPVIAA from the coding sequence ATGGATGTCCTGCTGGACACCCACATCCTGCTCTGGGCATGGAGCGGCGATAAGCGCCTTACGAAAGCCCAGCGTGAGCTGATCGCATCCGAAGAGGTCCGTGCTTGTGTGAGCATCGTCCCGCTCTGGGAGATCGCCATCAAATCCTCATTGGGCAAACTGGAACTGATGGCACCGTTGGATGAGATGATCGCCTCCTTGCCGGAGTTCGAGTTCCACCTGCTGCATTTGCGAACCGAGCATGTGCAACGGGTCACCACCCTCCCCCTCCACCACCGCGATCCCTTCGACCGGATGCTCATCGCACAGGCGAAGCACGAGGGTATGCATCTGCTTACGGCGGATCCGCACTTCGCCGCTTATGGGGTGCCGGTGATCGCAGCGTAG
- a CDS encoding transposase, translated as MDCTDAQWEAVKDLLSPIQERTETRGRKPLDAREVFNGVLWICRTGARWQDLPPRYPPYQSCHRYFQRWCQQGVWDKVLWALAQDLKRRGKIDITECFIDGTFSSAKKGGSISARLSEVKAPRSWSSQTLLVFLSPYGPSEPAPTK; from the coding sequence ATGGACTGCACGGACGCCCAGTGGGAAGCGGTCAAGGACCTGCTCTCACCTATTCAAGAGAGGACCGAGACGCGTGGCAGGAAGCCACTGGATGCTCGGGAGGTGTTCAATGGGGTATTATGGATCTGCCGGACAGGAGCCAGATGGCAGGATCTTCCACCGCGCTACCCTCCTTACCAGTCGTGCCATCGGTACTTCCAGCGCTGGTGTCAGCAGGGCGTATGGGACAAGGTGCTGTGGGCCTTGGCGCAGGACCTCAAACGAAGAGGGAAGATCGACATCACAGAATGCTTCATCGATGGCACCTTCTCCAGTGCCAAAAAAGGGGGCTCCATATCGGCCCGACTAAGCGAGGTAAAGGCACCAAGATCATGGTCGTCACAGACGCTGCTGGTCTTCCTATCGCCGTACGGACCTTCGGAGCCAGCACCCACGAAGTGA
- a CDS encoding IS5 family transposase: MVVTDAAGLPIAVRTFGASTHEVKLVTQTLAARFMEELPQVLIGDKAYDSDQLDRKLKRRKVRMIAPNRAGRSKSQDGRELRRYKRRWKVERCFAWLNNFRRTVVRYEYHSINFLGFVQLACAMILMRKLF; the protein is encoded by the coding sequence ATGGTCGTCACAGACGCTGCTGGTCTTCCTATCGCCGTACGGACCTTCGGAGCCAGCACCCACGAAGTGAAGCTCGTGACCCAAACGCTGGCCGCGCGTTTCATGGAAGAATTGCCCCAAGTGCTCATCGGCGACAAGGCCTACGATAGCGATCAGCTCGATCGCAAGCTCAAGCGCAGGAAGGTCCGCATGATCGCACCGAACCGCGCAGGGCGTTCAAAATCCCAAGATGGAAGGGAGCTTCGCAGATACAAGCGGAGATGGAAGGTGGAGCGATGCTTCGCCTGGCTCAACAACTTCAGGCGTACTGTGGTCCGCTACGAGTATCACAGCATCAACTTCCTGGGCTTCGTCCAGCTCGCTTGTGCCATGATCCTCATGCGCAAACTATTTTGA
- a CDS encoding rhodanese-related sulfurtransferase: MEAHHLRNHHGPLELRARLGSEGFPRTTLSFYRYVRLADPAALRSELYTEWEALGVLGRIYLAHEGINAQLSLPMHLLDRFRKALDARPEFNSVPFKIAVEDDGRSFLKLAIKVKNKIVADGLADDAFDVANVGEHLDAAAFNRKMEEGALVIDMRNNYECLIGHFEGAYLPRADTFRGAIEEVKEVMKEKKDAEVLLYCTGGIRCEKASAYLKHEGFTNVGQLHGGIIDYARQIKAQGLKSKYKGQNFVFDERLSERITDDVVSTCMQCGAKCDRITNCHEATCNLLLVQCEACATKYADCCSPSCREIHQLPIEAQRVWRKGRSTRSTRTKAINDPEGLRRRIREEEELLALNGTLQPELTTVNPQPTTSA; this comes from the coding sequence ATGGAAGCCCATCATTTGCGCAATCATCACGGCCCCCTTGAGCTTCGGGCCCGTCTGGGATCCGAGGGCTTTCCGCGCACCACGCTCAGTTTCTACCGATACGTGCGGCTGGCCGACCCCGCTGCCCTGAGGAGCGAACTGTACACCGAGTGGGAAGCGCTGGGCGTTCTCGGGCGCATCTATCTGGCCCATGAGGGGATCAATGCCCAGCTTTCGCTGCCCATGCACCTCCTGGACAGGTTTCGCAAGGCGCTGGACGCGCGGCCGGAGTTCAACAGCGTGCCCTTCAAGATCGCCGTGGAGGATGATGGCAGGAGCTTCCTGAAGCTTGCCATCAAGGTGAAGAACAAGATCGTGGCCGACGGTCTCGCGGATGATGCCTTCGACGTGGCCAACGTGGGTGAGCACCTCGATGCGGCCGCCTTCAACAGAAAGATGGAAGAAGGTGCGCTGGTGATCGACATGCGCAACAACTACGAGTGCCTCATCGGGCATTTCGAGGGCGCCTACCTGCCCAGGGCCGATACGTTCCGGGGGGCGATCGAAGAGGTGAAGGAAGTGATGAAGGAGAAGAAGGACGCCGAGGTGCTGCTCTATTGCACCGGCGGCATCCGCTGCGAGAAGGCCAGCGCCTACCTGAAGCACGAAGGCTTCACCAACGTGGGCCAGCTGCACGGCGGCATCATCGACTACGCGCGGCAGATCAAAGCGCAAGGCCTGAAGAGCAAGTACAAGGGGCAGAACTTCGTGTTCGATGAACGCCTGTCCGAGCGCATCACTGACGATGTGGTGAGCACCTGCATGCAGTGCGGCGCAAAGTGCGACCGCATCACCAATTGCCACGAAGCGACCTGCAACCTGCTTCTGGTGCAATGCGAGGCTTGCGCCACCAAGTACGCCGACTGCTGTTCGCCCAGCTGCCGCGAGATCCACCAGCTGCCCATCGAAGCCCAACGCGTCTGGCGCAAAGGCCGCAGCACCCGCAGCACCAGGACCAAAGCCATCAACGACCCCGAAGGCCTGCGTCGCCGCATCCGTGAGGAAGAGGAGCTGCTCGCGCTCAATGGCACACTTCAACCCGAACTGACGACCGTCAACCCACAACCGACAACGAGCGCTTAG
- a CDS encoding NAD-dependent epimerase/dehydratase family protein, which yields MPDKRILVIGSSGQIGTELVEGLRARFGNDNVVASDIKEPQAKQDGPFVMVDAMDRRGIERIIEKHGITEVYLLAALLSATAEKDPAFAWKLNMESLFIVLELAREGRLNKVYWPSSIAVFGPTTPKDGTPQHTIAEPTTVYGISKLAGEGWCQYYHKRYGVDVRSIRYPGLIGWKSAPGGGTTDYAVHIFHEAIKHGRYTSFLGPKSTLPMMYMPDAIRATIEIMEAPADRIKERTSYNLAGFSFNPEEIASEVRRHIPGFVIDFAPDHRQAIADSWPRSIDDSAAHADWGWKPAYGLADMVNDMVVNLKRDLGS from the coding sequence ATGCCCGACAAACGCATCCTCGTCATCGGCTCCAGCGGCCAGATCGGCACCGAGTTGGTCGAAGGCCTCCGGGCCCGCTTCGGTAACGACAATGTGGTGGCTTCCGACATCAAGGAGCCTCAAGCGAAGCAGGATGGCCCCTTTGTGATGGTGGACGCCATGGACCGACGGGGCATCGAGCGCATCATCGAGAAACATGGCATCACCGAGGTGTACCTGCTGGCCGCCTTGCTGAGCGCCACGGCCGAGAAGGATCCCGCCTTCGCGTGGAAATTGAACATGGAGAGCCTCTTCATCGTGCTGGAGCTGGCGCGCGAAGGCAGGCTGAACAAGGTCTACTGGCCCAGCAGCATCGCGGTCTTCGGCCCCACCACGCCCAAGGACGGCACGCCGCAACACACCATCGCGGAGCCGACCACGGTCTATGGCATCAGCAAACTGGCGGGCGAAGGCTGGTGCCAGTACTACCACAAACGCTATGGCGTGGATGTGCGCAGCATCCGCTACCCGGGCTTGATCGGTTGGAAAAGCGCGCCCGGCGGAGGCACCACCGACTACGCCGTGCACATCTTCCACGAGGCGATCAAGCACGGCCGGTACACGAGCTTCCTGGGGCCGAAGAGCACCCTGCCCATGATGTACATGCCCGATGCCATCCGGGCCACCATCGAAATCATGGAAGCCCCTGCCGATCGGATCAAGGAACGCACCAGCTACAACCTGGCCGGCTTCAGCTTCAACCCGGAAGAGATCGCCTCCGAGGTGCGCCGTCACATCCCCGGCTTCGTCATCGACTTCGCCCCCGACCACCGCCAGGCCATCGCCGACAGCTGGCCGCGCAGCATCGACGACAGTGCCGCCCATGCCGATTGGGGCTGGAAACCGGCTTACGGACTGGCCGACATGGTGAATGACATGGTCGTGAATCTGAAGCGGGACCTGGGCAGTTGA
- a CDS encoding type II toxin-antitoxin system RelE/ParE family toxin, which produces MAKAVRWTPKAIATYIEVLSYLREKWTAREEQRFVDEVEDTVRYIVMFPKGFRSTGHERLREAPVKPYTILLYRIDRSAIVIIGLFDMRRHPKYLKQLKSGWKKA; this is translated from the coding sequence ATGGCGAAAGCGGTAAGGTGGACGCCGAAGGCGATCGCCACATACATCGAAGTACTGAGCTACCTGCGGGAGAAGTGGACCGCCCGCGAGGAACAGCGGTTCGTGGACGAGGTGGAGGATACCGTCCGCTATATCGTGATGTTCCCGAAGGGGTTCCGGAGTACCGGCCATGAACGCCTTCGAGAAGCACCGGTCAAACCATACACTATCCTGCTCTACCGCATAGACCGCTCAGCCATCGTGATCATCGGCCTGTTCGATATGCGCCGGCATCCGAAGTATTTGAAGCAACTGAAGAGCGGATGGAAGAAGGCGTGA